The DNA sequence GAAATTTTGATTCTTGCGAAAAATTTTCAGGTTGGATTTATGTTGAAATTTGCGTCGAGGCTCCGGTGCTAATTTCTGACTTTCCGGATTGTGACACCACCAACAGGAGAGCGGACATCCTTTCAAAAAAACGGTTGTCCGAATTCCCGGCCCATCGTGCACTGCGAATTTCTTGATATCGAAAACAATACCGCTGATTGCTGTCTTCACAAACTTCAAAATTTTACCTCGGTTTTGTATTCAATCGGAAATACAAAATATAAAAAATAATCAAGAATGTCAATAAAATAAATATACAATAAAAAAGGTGTACCTCATCTCAAAGATGGAGCACACCTTCAGCAAACGATAGGAGTATTTCACCTCAAAGGTGGGGTACTCCTTTTTTTCACAGTAATTCGTCGCCGGAAATTTTATCACGCAAAATTCAATTTACTCATCACCTGCTGCCGAATTTGCTCGTACGGATAGGCGCCAGTCAGCCGTAACAAAATTTGTCCTTTAAAAAACATCATAATTGTCGGAATGCTTTGAATTTGGTAGCGTTGCGCTACGTGAGGTTTTTCGTCAACATTCACTTTAACGACCTTAACTTTTCCCTTCAACTCTTTTGCAATTTTTTCAA is a window from the Calditrichota bacterium genome containing:
- the trxA gene encoding thioredoxin, producing the protein MTSQLPKSFFDLIQQSDLPVLVDFWAPWCGPCRMVSPAIEKIAKELKGKVKVVKVNVDEKPHVAQRYQIQSIPTIMMFFKGQILLRLTGAYPYEQIRQQVMSKLNFA